From the Eschrichtius robustus isolate mEscRob2 chromosome 3, mEscRob2.pri, whole genome shotgun sequence genome, the window TGTTTAAGGCTGCGGTTTCTGAGGCCCTCTCCAGCCACGGAAAAGCTACACAAAAAGCCTGGATCTCTCTCGCTCAACCACCCCCGCTGCCAGTGAAGGCTCTCTCCGCCTCGCCCTCTAGCGTTCATCTGGAGAAGTACCGCCCCGGGCTCCTGGGGACAGTGCGCATCATGGTGTCCACCAACATCCCGCTGGTCAAGGCCCTCCGCAGCTCTGTCTCCGACTATGTCAACTACGACATCATCGTCCGGCATTATAACTACACGGGAAAGCTGAATATCGGCGCGGACAAGGAAAACGGCATTAAACTGATCTCAGTGGTGTTCATTCTCATCTGCTGCTTTATCATCCTAGAGAACATCTTTGTTTTGCTGACCATTTGGAAAACCAAGAAGTTCCACCGACCCATGTACTATTTTATTGGCAACCTCGCCCTCTCAGACCTGTTGGCAGGAGTGGCCTATACGGCCAACCTGCTTCTGTCTGGGGCCACCACCTACAAGCTAACCCCCGCCCAGTGGTTTCTGCGGGAAGGGAGTATGTTTGTGGCCCTGTCTGCCTCCGTGTTCAGCCTCCTGGCCATCGCCATTGAGCGCTATATCACCATGCTGAAGATGAAACTCCACAATGGGAGCAACAGGTTCCGCTCCTTCCTGCTCATCAGTGCCTGCTGGGTTATCTCCCTCATCCTGGGGGGCCTGCCCATCATGGGCTGGAACTGCATCAGCGCGCTGCCCAGCTGCTCCACAGTGCTGCCGCTCTACCACAAGCACTATATCCTCTTCTGCACCACGGTCTTCACTCTGCTCCTACTCTCCATCGTCATCCTGTACTGCAGGATCTACTCCTTGGTCAGGACTCGAAGCCGCCGTCTGACTTTCCGCAAGAACATTTCGAAGGCCAGCCGCAGCTCTGAGAAGTCGCTGGCGCTGCTCAAGACCGTGATTATCGTCCTGGGCGTCTTCATCGCCTGCTGGGCGCCCCTCTTCATCCTGCTCCTGCTGGACGTGGGCTGCAAGGTGAAGACCTGCGACATCCTCTTCAGAACGGAGTACTTCCTGGTGTTGGCTGTGCTCAACTCTGGCACCAACCCCATCATTTACACTTTGTCCAACAAGGAGATGCGTCGGGCCTTCGTCCGGATCATGTCCTGCTGCAAGTGCCCCAGCGGAGACTCCGCCGGCAAATTCACACGACCCATCATCGCCGGCATGGAATTCAGCCGCAGTAAGTCAGACAACTCCTCCCACCCTCAGAAGGATGATGGGGATAACCCAGAGACCATTATGTCTTCTGGAAACGTCAACTCTTCTTCCTAAAAGTGAAAACTGCTGACCCATGGGGAGCTTGCATGGTTACCCACCACCCCAGtgtttgtttggaaaaaaaaaaaactctgtgcCTCCACTGCTGCCAGGCAGGCGCTGTCGCaagccagagggagggaggggaagcgtAAGAACAGCCTGGAGGTGCCTGGTGTTGGTGGGTAGACTTAGTTCCTGTGAACAATGCACTGGGAAGGGTGGAGATCAGGTCCTCGCCTGGAATCTATTTCCTCCCCTCGCTGGAGCTTTGATTTTGCACTGAGCCAAAGGTCTAGCATTGTCAAGCTCCTGAAGGGTTCATCTGGCCCCTCCTCAAAGACTAATGTCCCCGTGTGAAAGCGTCTCTGTCGGGAGCTTTGAGGAGATGTTTTCTTTCACTTTAGTTTCCAGCCCAAGTGAGTGTGTGCACTTCTGCTTTGCTAGGTATGCTCTGCATATCctaccctcccttccccttcacaTCCCTCCTCAGAATTCCTTCACTTTATATTTTAACTACCTGGCATTCAGAGTTGAGAGTGTGGCACGGTCCATTTCTTGATGATGTGTAGCAGGTAGGCTGTGTCCAGCAGGTAGACTGTGGTGGAGATGGTTTGGAGATGTAAAGCAATTTCACTTGCTGAAGCCAAAGTTTCCACGTAAGCTGGATGAGTGTTTTTGATTTTAGTTgcagtcactttaaaaaaaaaaaacctttgcaaTGAAATGTATTACAGTATCATATCCATCATGGCTGAAATCTGCATGAGCAAGTCCCAATTTATTTAAATGACATCAGCCAGGATCCTTAGTGTCATaggagaaacaaacaagcaaaacaaggTGAAAACTGACTGGAGGGTGACTTTGTAAACCAAGAAAGATTTCTTAACGAATTTGTCTAACAAATACAGCATCTGTCTTTGGCACTTTTGTTGATGTTTCTTTCGGAGTGTTGTGTGAATCATTTCAACCAACAGGATGGCTGTATTTTGTTGTGTTAAAAGtacttttttaataatttttgaatgtATTTGTTTCAACATTTTATTGGATTTTCCTAACCTGTGTTAACACCATTGAATGTGTATTTCTTCAGAAAATACCATCCTCTTGTGCCCTTAAAGCATTACTTTAACTGATAGGGAACATAAGAAGGTTTTCAGTACATTAAATAGTTAATTGAAGATGTGTATAAAtgtcacaaagaataaaaatatattggtGTCTGTTTAGTGTGGTTTCCAGTGCAATTAAActgagaaatgtcttttttaaaaaaaatagtatttaataGGTTTCTGACAATGTGGATCATTTTGCACATAGCTTTATCAACTTTTAAACATtaataaactgattttttttaaagattcctttgtgaagagcatttttaaaaaaataattattaagacatTCTGTTTGACTATGTGCCTCTTTAGAATCAGTTAAAGGCAAACTTCTGTTATTCTTTAGAGGATTTTACCCTGATAAACTAGGGTGTGAAAAAAGAATGTGGTTTGTTTAGAAACCACTCTTTTTTTTCAGGAAGAGAAACTTCAATAAGTTAACATTGAAGAGTAGTAAAGAATGAGATGAAAACCACCAGCTTCTAAATACCACATTGGCAAGTAAATGTAATTGTTTGAGTTTTAAATGACATTCAAGCCAAACTAAATTAAGTACAATAATTCTGTCTTAAAACATgagttttaaatgaaataatgtacaaCAATGTGGTTGTAAATCAAAGTTAAATTATGACACTCACTGGTCAGTTCACACCCATCCCTAGAAGCTTACATTCTCGGCTTGCCATCAACATACTGGGGAAGTGGGAATATGGCTATGGGAGATTATATTAAATTACTTAATTCTTTCAGGGCATTGTTTTGCCTTCTCCCAGTCTACCCACTGAACAATATAAAACTACACATTAGCAATAAAGTAACAAGTTGTAGAATGTTGGCTGAATAGCATACATCTTTTATCTGAAAATTTTTGATTCATAGTATCTGAAAGCTTTAACATCCCTAGTCAATTTCTCCAACTATAAAATGGCAAGCCTCACAGAATTTTTAATTCTTGTTTTGATATTATCATCTTCATTGGGGATTACATCGAAGTATTTTGGTGTGTTTGCCTCTTCAGTGCTATTGTTAACTTTCAGAATTTGTGCTTTCAAGTGTCATTGAATATGCACAGGACACAGTTGGGACACGAAGATAAACCTCACCTAATAGAGTAGATGTCATTTCTGGGTAAAGTTAACTGTGGGAAACAGAAGCATGTTCACTAAGGAAACCTTAGGTCACAACCTCCAGTTTCCTGAAGGAAATGCCAAAAATGCTCCGAagacaaaagactggaaacaaactGGAATGTCTCTATCCATCT encodes:
- the S1PR1 gene encoding sphingosine 1-phosphate receptor 1, giving the protein MVSTNIPLVKALRSSVSDYVNYDIIVRHYNYTGKLNIGADKENGIKLISVVFILICCFIILENIFVLLTIWKTKKFHRPMYYFIGNLALSDLLAGVAYTANLLLSGATTYKLTPAQWFLREGSMFVALSASVFSLLAIAIERYITMLKMKLHNGSNRFRSFLLISACWVISLILGGLPIMGWNCISALPSCSTVLPLYHKHYILFCTTVFTLLLLSIVILYCRIYSLVRTRSRRLTFRKNISKASRSSEKSLALLKTVIIVLGVFIACWAPLFILLLLDVGCKVKTCDILFRTEYFLVLAVLNSGTNPIIYTLSNKEMRRAFVRIMSCCKCPSGDSAGKFTRPIIAGMEFSRSKSDNSSHPQKDDGDNPETIMSSGNVNSSS